The nucleotide window CCAGAACGGTTTAGTTTAGTTTCGTTTCGTTTTCTCGCACAACAGCATGTGACTTCCCTCTCTTCTTTGAAGGCTCTCAAATAAGTTTCACTTCCTGACATTTGGTGTCTGTTGAAGAGCCTTAACTTTAATCTGTGCTGTGAAACAGCACTAGTGCTTCCTCtcagtattttcaaaataaaacttcgaCTGCTCAGTTTTTAGAGCGCCATAAAAGGCAGGCAGTAAAAATGTGGTAGTTAGATCAAAGTATTGCTCAAATTaaattgttatgtttttttgttttgtttttttttttttttgcaaatgaaaaatgtttccccgcgaccccgaaagggaaaagctaccaagaagatgaatgagtgaatgaatgaaaaataattgaTAGTTGATTAATTCAAAAtgaattgtgaaaaataaagagaaaaaaaagagtatacATTCCTATGATAATTGCTTTACATTAACGACTCCTatggaaaataatctgcatacatatatattttcgttgatgtttgatacttgatttatattaatgattttttttttctaacgacaaataatctgcatattttgtttgaattttgatAATAGATCTGCATATGCGatgacaaagtctgaaatagcATTATATCTACTTACacagtcatgtgatttattgtcaCTTGAGGATTCATAATAACCTGAATCTGGAAAGATATAAATGTCTGATCTCAAGTTATGAACTGGATAATGATAatacatgtaaaggaaatggtatggtcgagaagcggtgggattatataagttcacttcctcctaTTCTGCTTCAGGCCATCTCTTAACGTCTacttatcctgtgtttgacatgtctttatggatgtaaacttctgatgattgaCTGTATTgcacattaattatttttttcttcttgattgcttgaaataaaccattatTCGCCCTTTTTTCCTCTGAGGAAAACttttgtcttaaatttaaatggtctacaaaaattaaacatttgtgcAACCTTGTAATCCTTAAAAGACTCTtcgtaaaaaactaaaaaaagtgtggtttatttgattttaaatgaaagacCTTCCCTTGTAGCTGCTTAGTTGTTGTGACATAATTAggtttattttctgttattttgcgCTGTGTGTGTTAAATGTGATACAAATCTGTAATAACTTGAAGTGTAGCCACCAgctggtttgttagatttagaACTTCCTGATTTTCCAGTTGAATACATGTATTCACCCGTCCACTAGACCTGTTTAATCCCTTTAAGGGTTCTGCTGgagtgctggagcctatcataGCCACAGTTGGGCAGAGGCGGGGcataccctggacaggtctctcGTTCCTTGCAGGGTCCATTGGAAGCTCCAGAAACGTTTGGCAGAAAGGATcaggtgtgattgagttttttgtttaatccagtttaaaataaaaagtatttcttgtCTTATTTTTAGTTATGTCTGGGGTCTAATGCGGCACCAAATCCACCACAAGCATCTAGAAATATTCCCCATGCCAAtgcatcagcagcagctgctgcctgAGCGGTTGATGTGAGGAGGGAGGGTCATTGTCATTCAGCACTCAATACTGAgctcttatttttaaaagtcagcAGTTGAACTTCCCTCGCATTGCGCCACTCCTGACAGAGCCGTGCGCGTCTTATAGGTGGAGCTGGTGCGCTCGTTGCTCAGAGTACAGAGGGAAAGGTCTGTCTGACAGTAAACTTGAAAGTTTCACCATGCAGAAAGCAGCTGTGCTGATCTTCATAACCATCTGTGCTCTTTCTGGTAAGAAGCTGTGCTCCCTTTACAGCCTTTATTTCAAATAAGCAAAAAGGATTTAGAACTTGTGATAAGGAACCAAAAAGTTATAGAAGATAAATAATTCTAAAACCAGGATTACTTCAGCACATTAAAGTAACTTAGTAGAATTTACGTTAAACCTGTACATGCTTGAGTGTTGTTTCAGTGATTATGCTGTTAATTCGATAATTGAATGAGGCAAATGAAGTTCTGACCAGGCCTCACTGTAACTTCCTGGATTGTTTAAGGAACAAAAATTTCCGCAGTCAACCATTTCAGGCCTGAGTCACATGTCTGCCAGTAGGTAGAAGTTGGTTTTGTAGGCCACAGATCCGGTTTTTGAGTGAGAGGTCATGGCACCTGTCCAGTGCACACTTTAGTTTACCTTTTATAGTGTGCCTCTTTTAGGAAGCGTATCTCTCCATTTGTCTCCAATCCAAAGACTGTTTTCAAGTTCATAGAACATGTCCGATTGTTTATTTGAGGGATCAAGCTGCTCAGTGAAGAATATCTGAACTAGCcatgtagaattaaaaaaaaggacaacatTTACTGAAGTCGCTCTCTTGTCCTGTAACAGTGGTGGATTATTTTAGGTCAGAATGTCGCGTTTTTTTTACTCCTTCAGAAACTCTGTCATCGTCCTCATGTGTTGGTCTAGTTGCGATGGCTGATTCAGCAAAGTGACAAGTGCCACACCACTCATGTGACCCTTAGAACGCTAACGTTACAGCTCCGACTTCCCCTCAGAAACTGTGTCAGGGTCAGAGTCAGGCGCCGAAAAGCAAACACTCCAGGAAGAGGATAAAATAAAGTCCATGTGAGCAACGCTGAGACTTTTATTGTCTGGCCACATTCCTGTTCTAAATATAAGTTATGTCAATCATAACCTTGATATATTCAGAACTGATAAGTGGTTTTTCAGTGCACTGTGTGAATGAGTGAGGATTATTTCGTATGTCAGTCTGTCTCAAGACTGCAGAATCTAGACTTACTTTAccttacatttttgacaatggAAACACATTTGGAGACACCAGATTATGGGAAACACTGTCCCCGTTTCACCCGTTTCTTGAGTGACAGTTTCAGAAACCATTTGGTGGAAGACCAATTCGTAGATTTGAACCTATATCTCCCAGTCATGGCAGACACTCTACCTCAAGCTGTACTGTTTGAGGAAATGCTGTAATCTGTGATTGGTTGTAGTGATGAATTGTAGGTTTATTTAGTTGATAGGGACAAAGTACAATAATAGACATCTGTTTAGAGAGTTGTTGATTTAAATATACCGGATTATAGCAATGATGCAATCGTTTGCATCTGTAGTCTCCTGGCAGGTACACAATAAAACAGACAGCAGCTAACACTACACAGACACATGATGAAAGAAAAGCAGTAGAAAATACAATAGCTGATTATTAAACAGCAGAGTATAAgatcacaataaaagcatttgacaCGACAACACAATAGTAAGAGaattaagagaaaaacagaaaagaagtcATGCAATAGTAGCATAATAAATGTGATTCGTTATAATGTCAAGGAAATTggtgaataaaaaaaggacttATCATTGAAGTCGGATTTATTTGCAGGTGTAATAACTGCCCAGCTCTCAAATATCTATCAACTTGGTCTGTGACTagatatttttatgcaaaactgAAGTTCTAGACTAGGTCCTAGACCCACCACACCACTACTCTGAAACAACTTCTTAGTCTCAAGAGTCAATAATTAcgaaataaaaatcaaagctAGTTTAGGTCACTCTAAGTTTGAGGTTGTAGATTATGTAAATgttattctcattgaaaaaaaatgttttttgtctttctgaatGAAGCACTGTCATGGGTCGAAGGTGCAAGGAACAAGAAACCTTCTGCATCCATGGCCCCACCAAATCAGTTTGAGCAAGCCAATACTACCACATCAAAACCTACCACTAAGCCAACAACCACAACTAAagccaccaccaccaccaccaacacCACGACACCAAAACCTACCACACCTAAAACCACCACCAACACCACAACGCCAAAACCCACCACTAAGCCAACAACCACAACTAAACCCACCACAAAACCCACCACAAAACCCACCACTAAACCAACAACCACCCCTCCCTCACCAACTCCCTCAACCAACTTGACAGTTGGAAACTACAATGTGACATCCCAAGGAAAAATATGCCTGATGACCAAAATGGCTCTTCAGATCCGGCTTATAACAAAGCAGGTAAAAGTCAAATGACTTGTgtgttctttttgatttttaaagctgtggtctgtgtaaaaataattcattgtatttcttattttttgtttcagaatAATGGGACTTTCATTGTTCAGCCATCTAAGACTGACACTGAGGGGGGGTGCATGAAGACAAATgctgaaataaaactaaaattccAAGAAGGCTTCATAAATTTCCACTTTAACAAGGTGATTTACATTTactgtttaagaaaatatcaTTTATAATGTTCTAGACTTATGATCAAAGAGAAAGGTCAATGTTCTTCCAATGCTTCCTGTCTGTTAGCTCTGCTAAACACCATATTTATAGATAAATATTTAGATACAAAGCCCACTTACAAAGTCCAGCACAGCCTCTCGACTATCTGAGGACTGATCTCTTCTAAACAGAGATTTTGAATATTGCTGGAGCCAACCTCCTGATTTGGGAATCACATCCCTGAGTGTTTAAGGATCTTGGGCACTACTGTTGCCTTCAGCATGAcaatgagagagcaaagatcctgatggacttccagatccagacggacaggatggtaatggagaaccaaccagacattgtagtggtggataaagaacagaggaaagccgttgtggtggatgtggcagtaccaagtcatggtaacatcaagaagaaggaacatgagaaactggagaaataccagggactcagagaggaactggagaaagcttgaaggtgaaagtgacagtggtgcccgtggtaattggagcactcgaggctgtaacctccaaactggaggagtggctacagcagatccctggaaagacctaagacatctcagtccagaaaagaacAGGAACAGCTGAGATCCTGCAGGACCCTCAAACTCCCAGACCTCTGGTAGAGGAGAAACCACCAGTGGGTGCTGAGAGGGGAATtatttgttaaatgtatttactgGCATTGATGgattttgcttttgattttcTGAGAAAGAGAATTATCTGAACTGTTCCTCCCTTCTTCTCTCCCTCAGAGTGAAGACATGGTCTACGTTGATGCTCTGTCTTTTAACCTGAAATACCCCTTAGTGAAAGGAGGTAGGTCACATAACTGGCCGTTTTGGATTGTTTAGCGGTCACTGCTGAGGAACTGGCTTATAGGCAAACATTTACtagaaatgttttgatttagAAACAAAAGTTTCCTTAACTCTGTGCTTCTCCACAAACCACAAAGAGAACCAACCTGTTAGGTTACCTCTACGCGAATGATTCCAGAGTAGCGAGCAACCTGTTTTTGAACAGTGCGGTGTGACAAGTTTTCTCATACAAGTGACCTTATCCAACCTGTTTTCTTtcactgaaaaatgttttcctttcctTAAGACTGCTGTATCCTTCTCCTCCACTGTTGCAGGTATGGAATACGATGCCTCCAACACGTCCTTGAAATTGTTCTCTGCACGTAGCGGACACTCGTACTCCTGCAGGAGTCAGTCTGTGTACATGGGTAACGGACTGTATCTGGATGTGACTCAGGCTCAAATGCAGGCCCTGGATTTACAGAATGGCAATTTTGGCAAACGTAAGTATTGTtgtcaaaaaacatgtttgctttcaTGTGTCTGTTACAGATCCAGGTTTGTATTAATCACCTGTTCAAACCACTGTTTTACTGAGCtcctccattttttattttaataaaaaatgtttagtgtttttttgacaacttgtgaaatatttaacaattaGATAATTAATGTACATGGAGTTTCACCTCTATTATCTTCCAGTAAAGATACTTCATTCTGGCTCATAAGTTTAACAGCACTGCATGATTGGCATAAACTACGATGAGCCCTTCGTTGTTTCAGGCCATAGCGGCCTCGAAGCGCCAGCAGGTTTTTGATTGCATTAGCTTGAAAGAAGCTCTAACCTACATTTCTATCTGTTCTTTACCTGATTGCATACTGATGAAAGCATGAGCAACATTTGACCATTATTCTTGATGACCTTATCAACGGTCCATTTGTTTAATCTGCTATCAATGGTGCAAAGCAGCAAATGTGCTTTCACTGAACTGTTGATGCTTTCTTGCTTTTCCAGCCGACGCCTGCCCTGCTGACCAGCCGGACTACCGTGTTGCCATCGCGGTGGGGGTGACCCTGCTGGTACTCATTGTGGTGGTGGTGATTGTGTACTTGCTGGGTCGCAGAAGGAGGACCGATGGGTACCAGTCTCTTTAAGCAGGGGTGGCCGGAGCTTAATGAAGATGCCGACTCTATTAATGTGGCTTTTCGGGGCTTTGCTGTCACCCTGAGAAGACATTTGTATTAACCTACCTATTAGAGCCCTGATTATTTTTCCCGTCCCTGGTTCTCATCCACAGAAAGTGCCATTTAAAGAATTGCATTGAGCACCTTACTCCACACAGTCCAGCCTCAGGTTGCAGGCTATTGGTCCAGTTGTCATTTGGTCAAAAGTGTAGTTTTGTTTTAGAGACAAAGGCAGTTTAAAGTTACTTCTGCCATGAATCTGAGGGATCtccaatacaaataaacaaccACTGgaagagagcaaaaaaaaaaccaatacAACAAGTTGAAAATGCATAACCACTGAAAGTTTCAAGAACCTCTTCCAGTTACTCTCAAAGGATTATTTTCTGCTCAATAATTTTCCATGAGGCCATTTAATGTGCACACAATACATGAAATGAACTGACAACTGCTGTGACCCGACTAGGCTAAGCAGATGGGTTTAAAGGACTCGTGAATTTTTGTTTCCCAACAATCCCATGCATTGGAAAGTGGGagtctttgttttaaatgcttCGTAACAGATTGGAGACACTAAATAGTTCCAGAAACTGACTCAGTCTTGATGTCATGAAGCAGCCAGGAGATCTGAGCATtgattccacatttttttaagactattaaaaaattgattttataaattctattaaaatgtggcttttttaatcaattttcctattattttcatttgaaatgtatAATTGTCTGACCTGGCTAAGTATAAACCAACAACAGCCTATTTTCCACTGTTTTACAGGACTTTTTTTATTCTCGcctaattttaatctttttttttttagattttttttagctttctgcTGGACATAATAATATAAACTGCTTTTGATTGATGCTGGGTATGAATATGTAAGGGATTTTGCAGCCGTATTTGCACTGCTGTTCCATCAGCCTTTGTCTTCGTCAGAGTTGCATGCCTCTAATGATGCTTGGCGTGGTTTTCATGCAGGAGTTTAGAGGCCACGCTTTGCTCAGGGTATTTACAAATCATGCACTGATTCAGAGATTGTAAGGGAGATTTAGAGCAATAATTCTGAAGCAGGAAAGTTTCTCAGAAAACTCCAGaagctgccccctgctggtcatcAGAGAGACTCTAGCTTTAAAGTTACttagttttcttattttgtgtgtttttatgatttcattttcttgaaaatattacCTTGcttgtttgatgttttcagtgatcTGGCTTTACCTTCAGTAGATACTCTTCATTATGCACAATTGtgcaacaaaagcagaattaaaTGTGGCCTATTTGAACTTTGACATCAACATGCATAAAACGTGTGAGGGAGTTAGACATCAGAAACCTGTTTGGTATTTGATAACAGCTGGTCTGTGTTTACAGGACTGCTTGATAGttttgaacaaaagaaaaaaatgaaatacttttttgctgCATTGGAAACAAAAGGAAGTAATGATTGCaatgaacaaataaagaaaacagactgTCAGAcgaataattttacattttgtttaagaaagGGAAAGGATAAGAAAAGGGAACCTGTTTTTGAAGCCAGATATCTCCCATATTTGTGTTTCACTAGAATTGCTGCTTTCTAAAAAAGAAGTGTAGTACAGAAGTGAGTACATTAATTGTACACTGTGCATTAACTTTGTATTTGATAACTTCAATGCTTTACTgacttccaataaaaatgtttctaaagttttgtgtgtttttctgctgacTTGTAagtttatttaggtttttaaaaaagtgaagaaagaaaattaaaaatattttataaacctTTTGAACCGACATTAAAAACAAGTCATAGTGAAAATAGTTTAAGTATTTTAGATAGGAAAATCAAAGTTTAATTTACCTGATGACCTTTGTTTTTTCACCCTCACATATAATAGTGAGTCGATAAACCAGCATTTGAGATGCAACATCTTTCCTAGAGGTATGCAGCTCATGCTGAGACAATAGGGGAAAAGCTCAGCCAGACACCTCCAGACACCTCCAGACACCTCCAGATACATCCAGACACCTCCAGATACCTCCAGACACCACCAGATACCTCCAGACACCTCCAGATACATCCAGACACCTCCAGATACCTCCAGACACCTCCAGATACATCCAGACACCTCCAGATACATCCAGACACCTCCAGATACATCCAGACACCTCCAGACACCTCCAGATACCTCCAGATACCTCGAGATACATCCAGACACCTCCAGATACCTCCAGACACCTCCAGATACATCCAGACACCTCCAGATACCTCCAGACACCTCCAGATACCTCCAGATACCTCCAGATACCTCCAGATACCTCCAGATACCTCCAGATACCTCCAGATACCTCCAGATACCTCCAGATACCTCCAGATACCTCTAGACACCTCCAGATACCTCCAGATACATCCAGACACCTCCAGATACCTCCAGATACCTCTAGACACCTCCAGATACCTCCAGATACATTCAGACACCTCCAGATACCTCCAGGTACCTCCAGACACCTCCAGACACCTCCAGATACCTCCAGATACCTCCAGACACCTCCAGACACCTCCAGACACCTCCAGATACCTCCAGATACCTCCAGACACCTCCAGATACCTCCAGATACATTCAGATACCTCCAGATACCTCCAGATACCTCCAGGCACCTCCAGACACCTCCAGATACCTCCAGATACCTCCAGACACCTCCAGACACCTCCAGACACCTCCAGATACCTCCAGATACATCCAGACACCTCCAGATACCTCCAGACACCTCCAGACACCTCCACATACCTCCAGATACCTCCAGACACCTCAAGACAGCTCCATGTGTCATAGCTGTGCTGCTCCCTCATCCATGCAGTCTGTGGGAAGTTAATCAGGTGATCAGCGACACCTGCTTACCTCCCTTCATTAGGAGCTGCTGCCCTGCAGACTGTGTCAGTTCGTCTCAACTCTTCCTTGGAGCACCAACGACCCTGTTCATGAGAACCTTGGATACTGACTGACCTGTGAATCTGTCTGAGAAATCCCCTGCACTGGAACCGTTCCATCCATGAGTCTTGCCCCAGCACCTTTGCCACCTGTCAATTCCTCATTCTATCTGGACAGCCTAAAAGAAATCCCCGAGCACCACCCTCAACATCAGCCTCCTGTGTCTACCCCCCCATTCACCTCCACTGAGGCACCGTCTGTTGATCACTGTTCACGACCTGTCAGACAGAGCCTAACCTGGTCCTGTCTGATTCCATGTGCCTCCTCCTGTCTACATTTCTAACTTCTCTCCTCCCGTAGTGACTGTAAGCTCCTCCTGACCAAAGGCTGTAACCCCAGAATTCTTCGTGCTACCTGACCCAAATAAACCCTTTATTTATCAATTCTGTGCCTGTGTTCATTGGGATCCAAACACGAATCCTTTCACCACATACTTCCACATACCTCCTATCTCTATTTTATTGCGTGACAATGTTATTTGCTTATCGGGCATTACTCCAATCAAAtgttgatctgttgtaaaagtgttcccagacatattttaattatgactatgtcgtttttagccaatgtcataaaacctgtcattttctaggacttagtttctgcagagcagcaggagttaattaaaaattcccctctaagttgtgggcgggagtCCCGGCGAGGgccagggcaggcagcaggcaatcagagatgaagcagggtAGCAAGTACACAATCCCAACATGGGGTTGGTTGTCCCTACAGAAGTTCAATAGGATTTCAGTGATGAATTAGGATGTTAAAAGATAATGTGTAAACAAAA belongs to Oryzias melastigma strain HK-1 linkage group LG18, ASM292280v2, whole genome shotgun sequence and includes:
- the si:ch211-212k18.7 gene encoding macrosialin: MQKAAVLIFITICALSALSWVEGARNKKPSASMAPPNQFEQANTTTSKPTTKPTTTTKATTTTTNTTTPKPTTPKTTTNTTTPKPTTKPTTTTKPTTKPTTKPTTKPTTTPPSPTPSTNLTVGNYNVTSQGKICLMTKMALQIRLITKQNNGTFIVQPSKTDTEGGCMKTNAEIKLKFQEGFINFHFNKSEDMVYVDALSFNLKYPLVKGGMEYDASNTSLKLFSARSGHSYSCRSQSVYMGNGLYLDVTQAQMQALDLQNGNFGKPDACPADQPDYRVAIAVGVTLLVLIVVVVIVYLLGRRRRTDGYQSL